The DNA sequence ATGACGACCGTTTCGGAAGGTGAATTACAGGGCTTTGTTGAGCGTTTTTTGCAGGAGATATCAGAAAACACAGCGACTGACCGTACAAAATCGGTCGTTGTGGCTTTGTCCGGGGATCTGGGGGCCGGAAAAACCACCTTCACCCGTACGCTTGCCCGTGTTCTGGGTGTAACCGGACCGGTCACCAGTCCGACCTTTGTGATCGAGCAGGTGTATGACCTACCGGCTGACAAGAACTTTGGTCACCTGGTTCACATTGATGCGTACCGACTTGAGAGCTCTGAAGACCTCCGAAGACTTGGCTGGGATGACATTGTTGCAGATCCGGCTAATTGTATTGTGGTTGAGTGGGCACAGAAGGTTGCAGATATACTACCTGAGGATGCGGTGTGGTTGATGTTTGAGGTGGTGGGAGAGAAGGAGAGGGAAATAACTACAGGACCTCAAATCAAACACTGAATACCGGATACCGGATACTGAATACAGACTACCGAACTAGTTATGTCACCAAAAACTAAAAAATCTGCAAAGAACGAACAAGACAAAAAGCGTCTGGTCTTGCTCGACGCTCATGCGATCTTGCATCGCGGGTATCATGCCCTGCCGGCCTTCTCGACCACGAAAGGTGAGCCCACCGGTGCGCTCTACGGCCTCTCGACCATTCTCGTGAAGCTCATTGGCGATCTTAAGCCGGATTATATTGTCGCCTGTTACGATCTTCCCGAGCCAACTCATCGCCACGAAGCATACGATGCTTACAAGCAGGGACGAAAAGCGACTGACGAAGAGCTCATCTCGCAGATCATCAATTCGCGCGAGATATTTGCGGCGTTCGGTATTCCGATGTACGAGGCGCCGGGTTTTGAGGCAGATGATCTGCTTGGTACAGCCGTTGAGCAATTCAAGGAGAGAGATGACATTGATATTGTGATCGCGTCCGGAGATATGGATACCATGCAGCTTGTCGATGATAAGCGGGTGCAGGTGTATACGATGAAAAAAGGGATTCAGGACACCGTAATGTACGACGAAGATGCGGTGAAGGCGCGGTTCGGGTTTGGCCCAAAGCTTCTGCCTGACTACAAAGGTTTGGCCGGTGACCCTTCCGACAATATCCCCGGCGTTGCCGGCATAGGAGAGAAAACGGCAACACTGTTGATACAGGCGTTCGGAAGCATTGAAAAGATCTATAAAACGCTTAAGAAAAGCCCCGAGAAATTCGAAGAGGCGGGGATAAAGAAGCGAGTGGTTACGTTACTAGAGGAAAACAAAGACGAGGCAGAGTTTTCGAAAATGTTGGCCACGATCCGGCTTGACGCACCGGTCGAATTCACGCTTTCCGACCGCGAATGGCGTGACGGTATTGATTTTGAAAAGACCCGGGAGGTTTTCCAGCGTTTTGAGTTTCGTAATCTCGAGCAACGTCTGCGGGAGGTGATCGCAACCGAAGACGAGCGGACAAAGATGGAGGAAGAAAAAGAGCAGCGTGCTCAGGTGCAGAAGAGCGACATCAACCAGGACGAGCTTGCCGAGACCGCTATTGCGCTGTGGCTTGTAAACTCAAGTACCACCTCGCCTACACTCGAGGATGTACTTGCGTACGCGAATGCGACAGCGTTTGCAGAGGCGCGGGAGGTGATATTCCAAAAGCTTAAGGAGAACGAACTCGAAAACGTGTTTTATCAGATCGAGAAGCCGATCATTCCCATTGTGGCAAAAATGAGAGAGCGCGGCATAGTGATCGATCGCACATATCTCGCTGGCTTATCAGAGAAGTATCACATAGAACTCGATCGGATCGAGAAAAAGATTCACACTCTGGCCGGCCGGGAGTTTAATATCAATTCACCAAAGCAGCTCGGCGAGGTGTTGTTCGACGAGCTGAGTCTCGCGCCTAAAAATCATCGTAAAACTTCCACCGGTGCTCGCTCGACAGCTGAGTCAGAGCTTAGAAAACTCGAAGGCGAGCACGAGATCATCGATTGTATTCTCCAGCACCGCGAACTTTCTAAACTTTTAGGGACGTATATTGATGCAATTCCCGACGGTCTTGATACACATGATAGGCTTCATGCTGAATTTCTTCAGGCCGGCACAACCACCGGTCGGATGTCCTCGCAGAATCCGAACTTGCAGAATATACCGATCCGGACCG is a window from the Candidatus Paceibacterota bacterium genome containing:
- the tsaE gene encoding tRNA (adenosine(37)-N6)-threonylcarbamoyltransferase complex ATPase subunit type 1 TsaE yields the protein MTTVSEGELQGFVERFLQEISENTATDRTKSVVVALSGDLGAGKTTFTRTLARVLGVTGPVTSPTFVIEQVYDLPADKNFGHLVHIDAYRLESSEDLRRLGWDDIVADPANCIVVEWAQKVADILPEDAVWLMFEVVGEKEREITTGPQIKH
- a CDS encoding DNA polymerase, with protein sequence MSPKTKKSAKNEQDKKRLVLLDAHAILHRGYHALPAFSTTKGEPTGALYGLSTILVKLIGDLKPDYIVACYDLPEPTHRHEAYDAYKQGRKATDEELISQIINSREIFAAFGIPMYEAPGFEADDLLGTAVEQFKERDDIDIVIASGDMDTMQLVDDKRVQVYTMKKGIQDTVMYDEDAVKARFGFGPKLLPDYKGLAGDPSDNIPGVAGIGEKTATLLIQAFGSIEKIYKTLKKSPEKFEEAGIKKRVVTLLEENKDEAEFSKMLATIRLDAPVEFTLSDREWRDGIDFEKTREVFQRFEFRNLEQRLREVIATEDERTKMEEEKEQRAQVQKSDINQDELAETAIALWLVNSSTTSPTLEDVLAYANATAFAEAREVIFQKLKENELENVFYQIEKPIIPIVAKMRERGIVIDRTYLAGLSEKYHIELDRIEKKIHTLAGREFNINSPKQLGEVLFDELSLAPKNHRKTSTGARSTAESELRKLEGEHEIIDCILQHRELSKLLGTYIDAIPDGLDTHDRLHAEFLQAGTTTGRMSSQNPNLQNIPIRTELGRNIRNAFVASEGYVLAALDYSQIELRVSAFLSGDAKLIKAFKDREDIHTAVAAEVFEVPVEEVDKEMRRKAKVINFGIIYGMGVNALKTNLGTDRKEAQQFYNRYFEKFSGLAKYLEHLKDEAHQQGYSETLFGRRRYFEGLDSRLPQVRAGAERMAINAPIQGTAADILKIAMKRVDEKLCERADDKQTYLLLQVHDELVYEVPEGLVDQIVPLIEEAMESVLSEEETKGVPLAAEAEVGKNWGEMKSIENEG